In a genomic window of Occallatibacter riparius:
- a CDS encoding fused MFS/spermidine synthase, with protein sequence MTQVRFLFGGAVFLAAFLLFLVEPIAARQLLPVLGGSASVWITCLVFFQTALLVGYLYAHWLSQRPRSVLVLILLAAAVATAIAWSLVHPDQSQGAGHPIWTVFRVLGAYIGIPFIVLSATSPLLQVWWARSESSQVPYRLYALSNLASFLALAAYPALVEPNLTLHNQRLVWCSGFLVFAALLVLLAFRMRGVENVSAKTVEPNAAAPTASFADKLLWVLLPMGATMQLSTVTAYITANVAAIPLLWILPLGVYLLTLILAFQFRLALPWNIIARIMVVLLGGLAYSLHNTNAGWPLWVSLLFFLGELFFACIFCHVEAVRLRPERPSEVTLFYLLFAAGGAIGSFLIGIAAPLLFDYNLDLPLTFLVTALLALAVNWRSGWNQRLLWGVASVAMVAVTFMVRHSYSHNTTVATRNFYASLRVTQDLFSYPGATVRTLMNGSIQHGTQIFGTDDLRRTPTTYYARNSGVGLAMQYCCLARESETIDPQSAPQAQLAAPQVPQRPMSIGVIGLGAGTMAAYGRAGDRIRFYEINPAVVPIARNVFTYIRDSPAQIDIIQGDARNSLASEPPQHFDVLVVDAFSGDAIPIHLLTAEALALYRKHLNPNGILAFHISNRHVDLAPPIALLAQSAGMQARRFDVNSPSGPGEYVSTWMLVTADPQFFELPDIAPHAHMTKPRPGLKLWTDDYSALLPVLRW encoded by the coding sequence ATGACCCAGGTGCGCTTTCTCTTCGGTGGCGCGGTCTTTCTCGCTGCCTTCCTGCTCTTCCTTGTCGAGCCCATCGCCGCCCGTCAGCTTCTTCCAGTTCTCGGCGGGTCTGCCTCCGTCTGGATCACCTGTCTTGTCTTCTTCCAGACTGCGCTCCTCGTCGGCTACCTCTACGCGCACTGGCTCTCGCAGCGCCCGCGCTCAGTCCTGGTCCTCATCCTTCTCGCCGCAGCGGTGGCCACCGCAATCGCCTGGTCCCTCGTGCACCCCGATCAGTCTCAAGGCGCGGGGCATCCCATCTGGACAGTCTTTCGTGTTCTGGGCGCCTACATTGGCATTCCCTTCATCGTGCTCTCCGCCACCAGTCCTTTGTTGCAGGTCTGGTGGGCGCGGTCCGAGTCCAGTCAAGTGCCGTATCGGCTCTACGCGCTGTCCAATCTCGCCTCGTTCCTGGCACTCGCAGCCTATCCCGCTCTGGTCGAGCCGAACCTGACATTGCACAACCAGCGACTCGTCTGGTGCTCAGGCTTCCTGGTCTTCGCAGCTCTGCTAGTGCTTCTCGCATTCCGCATGCGCGGCGTTGAAAACGTCAGCGCCAAAACCGTCGAACCGAACGCCGCCGCACCAACTGCCTCATTTGCTGACAAGCTCCTCTGGGTTCTGCTCCCCATGGGCGCCACCATGCAGCTCAGCACCGTCACCGCCTACATCACGGCCAACGTAGCTGCTATCCCGCTACTCTGGATCCTGCCTCTCGGCGTCTACCTGCTTACTCTCATCCTCGCCTTCCAGTTCCGACTCGCCCTTCCCTGGAACATCATTGCGCGCATCATGGTTGTCCTTCTCGGCGGCCTGGCCTACTCCCTCCACAACACCAATGCCGGCTGGCCCCTCTGGGTCTCGCTCCTCTTCTTCCTGGGCGAGCTGTTCTTCGCCTGCATCTTCTGCCATGTCGAAGCGGTGCGCCTTCGCCCCGAGCGCCCATCGGAGGTCACGCTCTTCTATCTGCTCTTCGCCGCCGGGGGCGCCATCGGATCGTTCCTCATCGGCATCGCTGCACCGCTCCTGTTCGACTACAACCTCGATCTGCCCCTCACCTTTCTCGTCACCGCTCTGCTTGCCCTCGCTGTCAACTGGCGCAGTGGATGGAACCAGCGTCTTCTCTGGGGCGTTGCCAGTGTGGCCATGGTGGCGGTGACATTCATGGTCCGGCACTCGTACAGTCACAACACCACCGTCGCCACGCGCAACTTCTACGCCAGCCTGCGCGTCACGCAGGACCTCTTCAGCTATCCCGGCGCAACCGTGCGCACACTGATGAACGGCAGCATCCAGCACGGCACGCAGATTTTCGGCACCGACGACCTCCGCCGCACCCCCACCACTTACTACGCGCGCAACTCCGGCGTTGGCTTAGCCATGCAGTACTGCTGCCTCGCACGGGAATCGGAGACCATAGACCCCCAGTCGGCGCCGCAGGCGCAGTTGGCCGCACCACAGGTGCCGCAGCGCCCGATGAGCATCGGCGTCATAGGCCTCGGCGCGGGAACCATGGCCGCCTACGGCCGCGCTGGCGACCGCATCCGCTTCTACGAGATCAACCCTGCCGTCGTCCCCATCGCGCGCAACGTCTTCACCTACATTCGCGACTCCCCCGCGCAAATCGACATCATCCAGGGCGACGCCCGCAACTCGCTAGCCTCCGAACCCCCGCAGCACTTCGACGTCCTGGTCGTCGATGCCTTCTCCGGCGACGCCATCCCCATTCACCTGCTCACAGCCGAGGCGCTCGCTCTGTACCGCAAGCATCTCAACCCCAACGGCATCCTCGCCTTCCACATTTCGAATCGCCACGTTGATCTCGCTCCGCCCATCGCATTACTGGCCCAGTCCGCGGGCATGCAGGCGCGCCGCTTCGACGTAAACAGCCCCAGCGGCCCCGGCGAATACGTCTCCACCTGGATGCTGGTTACCGCCGATCCTCAGTTTTTCGAGCTGCCCGATATCGCGCCACACGCGCACATGACCAAGCCCAGACCCGGCCTCAAGCTGTGGACCGACGACTACTCGGCCCTGCTCCCTGTGCTGCGCTGGTGA